DNA from Candidatus Poribacteria bacterium:
CCGTTTGAGATCTCAACGAAGAACAGATCGGGGACCACCAGCTCAATCCTCCCCCGGCTGAAATCGAGGAGCATCGTTCGAGCCTGATCGACGTACTCCTCATCATCGAGCTTCCATTTCAGGGCAACGCTCGCATCTGGCACGATCACACCCTCTTCCATCTCTCCTCCCTTCCTATCCTGATAAGCTCATCCGTTGTTAGACCTTGAAGTTTGAAGCTTTTAGAGAGGATTCTCTCGGCTGCCCCTTTGCGTCGGGGCAAATCCCGTTGAGTGGTTTTCACCCTGCGAAGCTGGATGAATTTCTCAAGCGCCTCCTTTGTTATCCTATATGTCGGCTTTTTCTTTCCCAGGCTTATGTTTATCACCTCCAGCTGCCCGGTTTTGATCCAATTGAAGAC
Protein-coding regions in this window:
- a CDS encoding helix-turn-helix domain-containing protein, translated to MEKEAYSISDIARKLGVTRRTVFNWIKTGQLEVINISLGKKKPTYRITKEALEKFIQLRRVKTTQRDLPRRKGAAERILSKSFKLQGLTTDELIRIGREERWKRV